TACCAtcacattttcttttgtttcttttttttcgcatGAAAAATGTGAGAATCTAAATGTTGCCGTCTGAAAACTAAGGATCTATGTCAGTTTCTTTCTAGGATTTGGAGAAATATAAgataattttttgatttactaAAGATCATAactaaaagaagaaataatgTTCTTAAGTTAAAAAGTGATTACGTTGTGGATAGCTAAACATATTCACATGTTCCTAAACTTAACTAGAGCATCATTTGAAACGGATTGTAGAATGTTTGTCGACTTTAGTATTCATACAGGTTTATTTGTAACCAGCGTAATGGGATTCAAAGTGGATTCAGTACTGTTCTTCATAAAATGTATAGCGCCTTAATTTTGTtagttacaaatttttaagcataaaaataaattaatttccaaataaatttaaatgctgaaATAACAGTTATCtgataaattaattgtttctTAAGTACTTCGGTTTTGCTGTCTGAggataaaatagtttttgctATCCGgtgacaaataaaaaaaacccaGTTATCTTTGGTTTTATtcacaaaacacatttttagGTCCAAATTgcataagaataaaataaatgttaagttATGAATTCGGAACCGCAGATGAATTTGGAAAAAAGTCAGACGCAACTTAAAGGAAACGCATGCCATGATGTctgtaaataatattgtaagaTCCAATGACATTAAACTATATTACTACCAATCACTAGATGACCGATGTCAATTGGGCAGCCTACAACGCGTTTCGCTGTGATCTGGCCAAAGTGCACAAgaccttttgctgctgcaccCAAACGGATTTTACCGAGGAAGTCGGCACGTTGACAGACCCCTCGCAGGGTTGGAAGTACGTAGGGCAGCCGGCGGCACGATGGAGAAGCAAAAGCTTACCTCCAAAATGCAGGGAAGCAATATGGAATCAATGAAACTGCCAGGCGAAGCTGAGAAGCAAACACCACAAAGCAGCGTCTCAAATGGCGGCGAGAAGCCGCTCAAAACTCTGCTGGAGGCAAGAGAGAAACGCGACTTGCCGCACAAAACCAACTCTGAAAGCAGCTGTGAATCCTATTTGAAACCCACAAACTGCGACCAACCATCCACCTCTGGTCTGGGATGTGCAAGCGAATCCTCCATTAGTGGCTGCAGTAGCATCAGCACCATTGGCAGTGCTCGACTCACAGAGTCTCAAACATCAGGATATACTACCGAGAGCAGCTACCAGACGGCAACAGCGGACATCGGCAGCTACGCTAATCCTCGACGATCCAGCAATTATCTGCGTGAGATTCATGTGGGCGTGGAGCGCAGTGCGACGGGACGTCAGATCCAGGAGATACGCAGCGATCTAAGGAGTCTGCTTTGCAATGAGGTTGCACTCATCAATGAGGTATCGGGAGGTAGACAACATGCCATCTATTTGATTGCGTATAGCTTTATGTAGATAAATACATGCTCCAAATTTCTAGTCTTACTTTAACCACTTGCTGTACTAACTAATGATACTGTCTTTGTACATACGTCTTTCTGGACG
This window of the Drosophila albomicans strain 15112-1751.03 chromosome 2L, ASM965048v2, whole genome shotgun sequence genome carries:
- the LOC127565259 gene encoding uncharacterized protein LOC127565259 isoform X1 — protein: MNSEPQMNLEKSQTQLKGNACHDMTDVNWAAYNAFRCDLAKVHKTFCCCTQTDFTEEVGTLTDPSQGWKYVGQPAARWRSKSLPPKCREAIWNQ
- the LOC127565259 gene encoding uncharacterized protein LOC127565259 isoform X2, translated to MMSMTDVNWAAYNAFRCDLAKVHKTFCCCTQTDFTEEVGTLTDPSQGWKYVGQPAARWRSKSLPPKCREAIWNQ